In Equus przewalskii isolate Varuska chromosome 15, EquPr2, whole genome shotgun sequence, a single genomic region encodes these proteins:
- the CDHR4 gene encoding cadherin-related family member 4 isoform X7 produces the protein MFEQLTWQRGGPDKHVWPSRVSSAVCIFRPLWCCSGPWCCFLLWLSLVTLSSSAQLDALVVNHYELQLRFICGNHVMEGPLSVDVQQDPGHIRCAGRFASPGGEIIQVLETVSPGARLYTLLLPGLELQGAQMSITSAQDPPHFPGPFSINRQGWLQAPSQGLKGQAQKSFQLQVSVTFGQNRSCHGMLMVKVLPAPSSQVSFLEQAQNITILENLVPGSKVAQVQARGFDVRYEIVSPVPCPLFSIGRADGVVRTAAPLELTPATKGAAVTRLQVKAFERLRPWASVELDLTVKVRSVNRWPPRCLPELLVTQIPETMPVGTMLNTFTCTDPDSPGSTLDYQLRFHSPPGPASLCLRERVLEVNATLDCDTPGACFQHAASILVLDDGQPLMTTEVPVLVMVTPVNEFSPACVSRTFRVREDAGPHTLLGSVVGSDMDYPHDSIEYHTSGGSATFAVDHLSGEVRLLGSLDYELQRLYRLTVLLTDHSQDQDATCHHSGSCTITIEVEDVNDHAPECEPPFQELTIHTSLGQSVEVTKVLCRVPQEPQRLAFSYSIVGGNSQSRFSLQGAILVHNDLMLAPPWPEQPHTYELLIRVADAGPSIPHLSTTATVIVHLVPWRASTVATSTHRATMPSMMTPLLVTDTEAFWQPEPWFVVMLTMTGALLLLALGWLLNRLLQGIQGAERSIEGFMEAPRMEMPQAPSSIMSLQHFDGRAQDSRESPSSQTILHLGPLSLLTPSQYLLLPPDIHYLLFP, from the exons ATGTTTGAGCAACTGACCTGGCAACGAGGTGGGCCTGACAAACACGTCTGGCCTTCTAGAGTCTCCTCTGCTGTTTGTATCTTCAGACCACTATGGTGCTGCTCAGGGCCCTGGTGCTGCTTCTTGCTCTGGTTGTCTCTG GTGACCTTGAGCAGCTCGGCCCAGCTGGATGCCCTGGTGGTGAACCACTATGAGCTGCAGCTGCGGTTCATATGTGGCAACCATGTGATGGAGGGACCACTCTCTGTGGATGTGCAGCAGGACCCTGGCCATATCCGGTGTGCTGGCCGATTTGCCAGCCCAG GTGGGGAAATCATTCAGGTGCTGGAAACAGTCTCACCTGGGGCCCGCCTGTACACTCTGCTGCTCCCAGGCCTGGAACTCCAGGGTGCCCAG ATGAGCATCACCAGTGCCCAGGACCCTCCACACTTCCCTGGACCTTTCTCTATCAATAGGCAGGGTTGGCTGCAGGCGCCATCCCAGGGCCTCAAAGGCCAGGCTCAAAAG AGCTTCCAGCTTCAGGTCTCAGTGACCTTTGGACAAAACCGAAGCTGCCATGGGATGCTGATGGTTAAAGTTTTGCCTGCTCCCTCCAGCCAGGTCTCCTTCCT GGAGCAAGCCCAGAATATCACCATCTTGGAGAACCTGGTCCCCGGGAGTAAGGTGGCTCAGGTCCAGGCCCGGGGCTTCGATGTGCGCTATGAAATCGTCTCCCCGGTGCCCTGCCCGCTCTTCTCCATCGGTCGCG CCGACGGTGTGGTGCGGACCGCTGCTCCTCTGGAGTTGACGCCAGCGACGAAAGGAGCCGCGGTTACACGGCTGCAAGTGAAGGCCTTCGAGCGGCTCCGTCCGTGGGCCAGCGTCGAGCTCGATCTCACGGTGAAAGTGCGGTCAGTCAACCGCTGGCCCCCGCGCTGCCTCCCAGAGCTGCTGGT gaCACAAATCCCGGAGACCATGCCTGTGGGCACCATGCTGAACACCTTCACTTGCACTGACCCAGATTCTCCTGGTTCCACCTTGGACTACCAGCTGCGGTTCCACAGCCCTCCTGGCCCAGCCAGTCTCTGCCTTCGAGAAAGGGTCCTGGAG GTGAATGCCACACTGGACTGTGACACTCCTGGGGCCTGCTTTCAGCATGCAGCCTCCATCCTGGTGCTTGATGATGGTCAGCCCCTGATGACCA CTGAGGTGCCAGTACTGGTGATGGTGACACCTGTCAACGAGTTCTCCCCAGCCTGTGTCTCACGCACATTTCGAGTTCGGGAGGATGCAGGGCCCCACACTCTTCTGGGCTCTGTGGTGGGCAGCGACATGGACTACCCGCACGACAGCATTGAGTACCACACCTCTGGCGGATCCGCCACCTTTGCTGTGGACCATCTCAGCG GAGAGGTTCGCCTCCTGGGGTCTTTGGACTATGAGCTGCAAAGGTTATACAGGCTCACTGTCCTGCTGACTGACCACAGCCAAGACCAGGACGCCACTTGCCACCACTCAGGCTCCTGCACCATTACCATCGAGGTTGAG GATGTGAATGACCATGCCCCAGAGTGTGAGCCCCCCTTTCAGGAACTCACCATCCACACATCCCTGGGCCAGAGCGTGGAGGTGACCAAGGTGTTATGTCGGGTCCCCCAGGAGCCTCAGCGCCTGGCCTTCTCCTACAGTATCGTGGGAG GGAATAGTCAGAGCCGATTCAGTCTGCAAGGAGCCATCCTGGTGCACAATGACCTCATGTTGGCACCCCCTTGGCCAGAGCAGCCTCATACTTATGAGCTATTGATTCGTGTGGCCGATGCAGGTCCCTCCATCCCCCATCTCAGCACCACAGCCACCGTCATTGTGCATCTAGTTCCGTGGagggccagcacagtggccaCCAGCACCCACAGAGCCACA ATGCCTTCAATGATGACACCCCTGCTTGTGACAGACACGGAGGCTTTCTGGCAGCCGGAGCCCTGGTTTGTGGTGATGCTGACAATGACCGGTGCCCTTCTCCTCTTGGCTCTGGGCTGGCTCCTCAACAGGCTCCTTCAGGG TATCCAAGGAGCTGAGAGGTCCATTGAGGGGTTCATGGAGGCGCCGAGGATGGAGATGCCACAGGCACCCAGCAGCATCATGAGCCTG CAGCACTTTGATGGCAGAGCACAGGACTCCCGTGAGTCCCCCTCTTCCCAAACTATTCTCCACCTGGGCCCACTTTCTCTCCTTACCCCATCTCAGTATCTCCTCCTGCCACCAGACATCCACTATCTACTCTTTCCCTGA
- the CDHR4 gene encoding cadherin-related family member 4 isoform X11 encodes MVLLRALVLLLALVVSDVHCLPWFIKVSESQGPGTILQFFSFNCSSHIPTLELLHVQPPTTFFNPPSLTRWQGIYVGEVTLSSSAQLDALVVNHYELQLRFICGNHVMEGPLSVDVQQDPGHIRCAGRFASPGGEIIQVLETVSPGARLYTLLLPGLELQGAQMSITSAQDPPHFPGPFSINRQGWLQAPSQGLKGQAQKSFQLQVSVTFGQNRSCHGMLMVKVLPAPSSQVSFLEQAQNITILENLVPGSKVAQVQARGFDVRYEIVSPVPCPLFSIGRADGVVRTAAPLELTPATKGAAVTRLQVKAFERLRPWASVELDLTVKVRSVNRWPPRCLPELLVTQIPETMPVGTMLNTFTCTDPDSPGSTLDYQLRFHSPPGPASLCLRERVLEVNATLDCDTPGACFQHAASILVLDDGQPLMTTEVPVLVMVTPVNEFSPACVSRTFRVREDAGPHTLLGSVVGSDMDYPHDSIEYHTSGGSATFAVDHLSGEVRLLGSLDYELQRLYRLTVLLTDHSQDQDATCHHSGSCTITIEVEDVNDHAPECEPPFQELTIHTSLGQSVEVTKVLCRVPQEPQRLAFSYSIVGGNSQSRFSLQGAILVHNDLMLAPPWPEQPHTYELLIRVADAGPSIPHLSTTATVIVHLVPWRASTVATSTHRATMPSMMTPLLVTDTEAFWQPEPWFVVMLTMTGALLLLALGWLLNRLLQGLARVLQAPSIPAQALLLNSIQGAERSIEGFMEAPRMEMPQAPSSIMSLHFDGRAQDSRTGRDYLFNTRTGARHWL; translated from the exons ATGGTGCTGCTCAGGGCCCTGGTGCTGCTTCTTGCTCTGGTTGTCTCTG ACGTCCACTGCCTGCCCTGGTTCATAAAAGTCTCCGAGAGCCAGGGACCTGGCACCatccttcagtttttctccttcaacTGCTCTTCTCATATACCTACCCTAGAGTTGCTCCATGTGCAGCCACCCACCACCTTCTTCAACCCACCCAGCCTGACTAGGTGGCAAGGGATCTATGTGGGTGAG GTGACCTTGAGCAGCTCGGCCCAGCTGGATGCCCTGGTGGTGAACCACTATGAGCTGCAGCTGCGGTTCATATGTGGCAACCATGTGATGGAGGGACCACTCTCTGTGGATGTGCAGCAGGACCCTGGCCATATCCGGTGTGCTGGCCGATTTGCCAGCCCAG GTGGGGAAATCATTCAGGTGCTGGAAACAGTCTCACCTGGGGCCCGCCTGTACACTCTGCTGCTCCCAGGCCTGGAACTCCAGGGTGCCCAG ATGAGCATCACCAGTGCCCAGGACCCTCCACACTTCCCTGGACCTTTCTCTATCAATAGGCAGGGTTGGCTGCAGGCGCCATCCCAGGGCCTCAAAGGCCAGGCTCAAAAG AGCTTCCAGCTTCAGGTCTCAGTGACCTTTGGACAAAACCGAAGCTGCCATGGGATGCTGATGGTTAAAGTTTTGCCTGCTCCCTCCAGCCAGGTCTCCTTCCT GGAGCAAGCCCAGAATATCACCATCTTGGAGAACCTGGTCCCCGGGAGTAAGGTGGCTCAGGTCCAGGCCCGGGGCTTCGATGTGCGCTATGAAATCGTCTCCCCGGTGCCCTGCCCGCTCTTCTCCATCGGTCGCG CCGACGGTGTGGTGCGGACCGCTGCTCCTCTGGAGTTGACGCCAGCGACGAAAGGAGCCGCGGTTACACGGCTGCAAGTGAAGGCCTTCGAGCGGCTCCGTCCGTGGGCCAGCGTCGAGCTCGATCTCACGGTGAAAGTGCGGTCAGTCAACCGCTGGCCCCCGCGCTGCCTCCCAGAGCTGCTGGT gaCACAAATCCCGGAGACCATGCCTGTGGGCACCATGCTGAACACCTTCACTTGCACTGACCCAGATTCTCCTGGTTCCACCTTGGACTACCAGCTGCGGTTCCACAGCCCTCCTGGCCCAGCCAGTCTCTGCCTTCGAGAAAGGGTCCTGGAG GTGAATGCCACACTGGACTGTGACACTCCTGGGGCCTGCTTTCAGCATGCAGCCTCCATCCTGGTGCTTGATGATGGTCAGCCCCTGATGACCA CTGAGGTGCCAGTACTGGTGATGGTGACACCTGTCAACGAGTTCTCCCCAGCCTGTGTCTCACGCACATTTCGAGTTCGGGAGGATGCAGGGCCCCACACTCTTCTGGGCTCTGTGGTGGGCAGCGACATGGACTACCCGCACGACAGCATTGAGTACCACACCTCTGGCGGATCCGCCACCTTTGCTGTGGACCATCTCAGCG GAGAGGTTCGCCTCCTGGGGTCTTTGGACTATGAGCTGCAAAGGTTATACAGGCTCACTGTCCTGCTGACTGACCACAGCCAAGACCAGGACGCCACTTGCCACCACTCAGGCTCCTGCACCATTACCATCGAGGTTGAG GATGTGAATGACCATGCCCCAGAGTGTGAGCCCCCCTTTCAGGAACTCACCATCCACACATCCCTGGGCCAGAGCGTGGAGGTGACCAAGGTGTTATGTCGGGTCCCCCAGGAGCCTCAGCGCCTGGCCTTCTCCTACAGTATCGTGGGAG GGAATAGTCAGAGCCGATTCAGTCTGCAAGGAGCCATCCTGGTGCACAATGACCTCATGTTGGCACCCCCTTGGCCAGAGCAGCCTCATACTTATGAGCTATTGATTCGTGTGGCCGATGCAGGTCCCTCCATCCCCCATCTCAGCACCACAGCCACCGTCATTGTGCATCTAGTTCCGTGGagggccagcacagtggccaCCAGCACCCACAGAGCCACA ATGCCTTCAATGATGACACCCCTGCTTGTGACAGACACGGAGGCTTTCTGGCAGCCGGAGCCCTGGTTTGTGGTGATGCTGACAATGACCGGTGCCCTTCTCCTCTTGGCTCTGGGCTGGCTCCTCAACAGGCTCCTTCAGGG GTTGGCCCGGGTGCTACAGGCACCAAGCATACCAGCCCAGGCTCTGCTGCTAAACAG TATCCAAGGAGCTGAGAGGTCCATTGAGGGGTTCATGGAGGCGCCGAGGATGGAGATGCCACAGGCACCCAGCAGCATCATGAGCCTG CACTTTGATGGCAGAGCACAGGACTCCC GTACAGGCAGAGATTACCTGTTCAACACGCGCACGGGAGCCCGGCACTGGCTCTGA
- the CDHR4 gene encoding cadherin-related family member 4 isoform X6: MVLLRALVLLLALVVSDVHCLPWFIKVSESQGPGTILQFFSFNCSSHIPTLELLHVQPPTTFFNPPSLTRWQGIYVGEVTLSSSAQLDALVVNHYELQLRFICGNHVMEGPLSVDVQQDPGHIRCAGRFASPGGEIIQVLETVSPGARLYTLLLPGLELQGAQMSITSAQDPPHFPGPFSINRQGWLQAPSQGLKGQAQKSFQLQVSVTFGQNRSCHGMLMVKVLPAPSSQVSFLEQAQNITILENLVPGSKVAQVQARGFDVRYEIVSPVPCPLFSIGRADGVVRTAAPLELTPATKGAAVTRLQVKAFERLRPWASVELDLTVKVRSVNRWPPRCLPELLVTQIPETMPVGTMLNTFTCTDPDSPGSTLDYQLRFHSPPGPASLCLRERVLEVNATLDCDTPGACFQHAASILVLDDGQPLMTTEVPVLVMVTPVNEFSPACVSRTFRVREDAGPHTLLGSVVGSDMDYPHDSIEYHTSGGSATFAVDHLSGEVRLLGSLDYELQRLYRLTVLLTDHSQDQDATCHHSGSCTITIEVEDVNDHAPECEPPFQELTIHTSLGQSVEVTKVLCRVPQEPQRLAFSYSIVGGNSQSRFSLQGAILVHNDLMLAPPWPEQPHTYELLIRVADAGPSIPHLSTTATVIVHLVPWRASTVATSTHRATMPSMMTPLLVTDTEAFWQPEPWFVVMLTMTGALLLLALGWLLNRLLQGIQGAERSIEGFMEAPRMEMPQAPSSIMSLHFDGRAQDSRTGRDYLFNTRTGARHWL, from the exons ATGGTGCTGCTCAGGGCCCTGGTGCTGCTTCTTGCTCTGGTTGTCTCTG ACGTCCACTGCCTGCCCTGGTTCATAAAAGTCTCCGAGAGCCAGGGACCTGGCACCatccttcagtttttctccttcaacTGCTCTTCTCATATACCTACCCTAGAGTTGCTCCATGTGCAGCCACCCACCACCTTCTTCAACCCACCCAGCCTGACTAGGTGGCAAGGGATCTATGTGGGTGAG GTGACCTTGAGCAGCTCGGCCCAGCTGGATGCCCTGGTGGTGAACCACTATGAGCTGCAGCTGCGGTTCATATGTGGCAACCATGTGATGGAGGGACCACTCTCTGTGGATGTGCAGCAGGACCCTGGCCATATCCGGTGTGCTGGCCGATTTGCCAGCCCAG GTGGGGAAATCATTCAGGTGCTGGAAACAGTCTCACCTGGGGCCCGCCTGTACACTCTGCTGCTCCCAGGCCTGGAACTCCAGGGTGCCCAG ATGAGCATCACCAGTGCCCAGGACCCTCCACACTTCCCTGGACCTTTCTCTATCAATAGGCAGGGTTGGCTGCAGGCGCCATCCCAGGGCCTCAAAGGCCAGGCTCAAAAG AGCTTCCAGCTTCAGGTCTCAGTGACCTTTGGACAAAACCGAAGCTGCCATGGGATGCTGATGGTTAAAGTTTTGCCTGCTCCCTCCAGCCAGGTCTCCTTCCT GGAGCAAGCCCAGAATATCACCATCTTGGAGAACCTGGTCCCCGGGAGTAAGGTGGCTCAGGTCCAGGCCCGGGGCTTCGATGTGCGCTATGAAATCGTCTCCCCGGTGCCCTGCCCGCTCTTCTCCATCGGTCGCG CCGACGGTGTGGTGCGGACCGCTGCTCCTCTGGAGTTGACGCCAGCGACGAAAGGAGCCGCGGTTACACGGCTGCAAGTGAAGGCCTTCGAGCGGCTCCGTCCGTGGGCCAGCGTCGAGCTCGATCTCACGGTGAAAGTGCGGTCAGTCAACCGCTGGCCCCCGCGCTGCCTCCCAGAGCTGCTGGT gaCACAAATCCCGGAGACCATGCCTGTGGGCACCATGCTGAACACCTTCACTTGCACTGACCCAGATTCTCCTGGTTCCACCTTGGACTACCAGCTGCGGTTCCACAGCCCTCCTGGCCCAGCCAGTCTCTGCCTTCGAGAAAGGGTCCTGGAG GTGAATGCCACACTGGACTGTGACACTCCTGGGGCCTGCTTTCAGCATGCAGCCTCCATCCTGGTGCTTGATGATGGTCAGCCCCTGATGACCA CTGAGGTGCCAGTACTGGTGATGGTGACACCTGTCAACGAGTTCTCCCCAGCCTGTGTCTCACGCACATTTCGAGTTCGGGAGGATGCAGGGCCCCACACTCTTCTGGGCTCTGTGGTGGGCAGCGACATGGACTACCCGCACGACAGCATTGAGTACCACACCTCTGGCGGATCCGCCACCTTTGCTGTGGACCATCTCAGCG GAGAGGTTCGCCTCCTGGGGTCTTTGGACTATGAGCTGCAAAGGTTATACAGGCTCACTGTCCTGCTGACTGACCACAGCCAAGACCAGGACGCCACTTGCCACCACTCAGGCTCCTGCACCATTACCATCGAGGTTGAG GATGTGAATGACCATGCCCCAGAGTGTGAGCCCCCCTTTCAGGAACTCACCATCCACACATCCCTGGGCCAGAGCGTGGAGGTGACCAAGGTGTTATGTCGGGTCCCCCAGGAGCCTCAGCGCCTGGCCTTCTCCTACAGTATCGTGGGAG GGAATAGTCAGAGCCGATTCAGTCTGCAAGGAGCCATCCTGGTGCACAATGACCTCATGTTGGCACCCCCTTGGCCAGAGCAGCCTCATACTTATGAGCTATTGATTCGTGTGGCCGATGCAGGTCCCTCCATCCCCCATCTCAGCACCACAGCCACCGTCATTGTGCATCTAGTTCCGTGGagggccagcacagtggccaCCAGCACCCACAGAGCCACA ATGCCTTCAATGATGACACCCCTGCTTGTGACAGACACGGAGGCTTTCTGGCAGCCGGAGCCCTGGTTTGTGGTGATGCTGACAATGACCGGTGCCCTTCTCCTCTTGGCTCTGGGCTGGCTCCTCAACAGGCTCCTTCAGGG TATCCAAGGAGCTGAGAGGTCCATTGAGGGGTTCATGGAGGCGCCGAGGATGGAGATGCCACAGGCACCCAGCAGCATCATGAGCCTG CACTTTGATGGCAGAGCACAGGACTCCC GTACAGGCAGAGATTACCTGTTCAACACGCGCACGGGAGCCCGGCACTGGCTCTGA
- the CDHR4 gene encoding cadherin-related family member 4 isoform X8: protein MVLLRALVLLLALVVSELLHVQPPTTFFNPPSLTRWQGIYVGEVTLSSSAQLDALVVNHYELQLRFICGNHVMEGPLSVDVQQDPGHIRCAGRFASPGGEIIQVLETVSPGARLYTLLLPGLELQGAQMSITSAQDPPHFPGPFSINRQGWLQAPSQGLKGQAQKSFQLQVSVTFGQNRSCHGMLMVKVLPAPSSQVSFLEQAQNITILENLVPGSKVAQVQARGFDVRYEIVSPVPCPLFSIGRADGVVRTAAPLELTPATKGAAVTRLQVKAFERLRPWASVELDLTVKVRSVNRWPPRCLPELLVTQIPETMPVGTMLNTFTCTDPDSPGSTLDYQLRFHSPPGPASLCLRERVLEVNATLDCDTPGACFQHAASILVLDDGQPLMTTEVPVLVMVTPVNEFSPACVSRTFRVREDAGPHTLLGSVVGSDMDYPHDSIEYHTSGGSATFAVDHLSGEVRLLGSLDYELQRLYRLTVLLTDHSQDQDATCHHSGSCTITIEVEDVNDHAPECEPPFQELTIHTSLGQSVEVTKVLCRVPQEPQRLAFSYSIVGGNSQSRFSLQGAILVHNDLMLAPPWPEQPHTYELLIRVADAGPSIPHLSTTATVIVHLVPWRASTVATSTHRATMPSMMTPLLVTDTEAFWQPEPWFVVMLTMTGALLLLALGWLLNRLLQGIQGAERSIEGFMEAPRMEMPQAPSSIMSLQHFDGRAQDSRTGRDYLFNTRTGARHWL from the exons ATGGTGCTGCTCAGGGCCCTGGTGCTGCTTCTTGCTCTGGTTGTCTCTG AGTTGCTCCATGTGCAGCCACCCACCACCTTCTTCAACCCACCCAGCCTGACTAGGTGGCAAGGGATCTATGTGGGTGAG GTGACCTTGAGCAGCTCGGCCCAGCTGGATGCCCTGGTGGTGAACCACTATGAGCTGCAGCTGCGGTTCATATGTGGCAACCATGTGATGGAGGGACCACTCTCTGTGGATGTGCAGCAGGACCCTGGCCATATCCGGTGTGCTGGCCGATTTGCCAGCCCAG GTGGGGAAATCATTCAGGTGCTGGAAACAGTCTCACCTGGGGCCCGCCTGTACACTCTGCTGCTCCCAGGCCTGGAACTCCAGGGTGCCCAG ATGAGCATCACCAGTGCCCAGGACCCTCCACACTTCCCTGGACCTTTCTCTATCAATAGGCAGGGTTGGCTGCAGGCGCCATCCCAGGGCCTCAAAGGCCAGGCTCAAAAG AGCTTCCAGCTTCAGGTCTCAGTGACCTTTGGACAAAACCGAAGCTGCCATGGGATGCTGATGGTTAAAGTTTTGCCTGCTCCCTCCAGCCAGGTCTCCTTCCT GGAGCAAGCCCAGAATATCACCATCTTGGAGAACCTGGTCCCCGGGAGTAAGGTGGCTCAGGTCCAGGCCCGGGGCTTCGATGTGCGCTATGAAATCGTCTCCCCGGTGCCCTGCCCGCTCTTCTCCATCGGTCGCG CCGACGGTGTGGTGCGGACCGCTGCTCCTCTGGAGTTGACGCCAGCGACGAAAGGAGCCGCGGTTACACGGCTGCAAGTGAAGGCCTTCGAGCGGCTCCGTCCGTGGGCCAGCGTCGAGCTCGATCTCACGGTGAAAGTGCGGTCAGTCAACCGCTGGCCCCCGCGCTGCCTCCCAGAGCTGCTGGT gaCACAAATCCCGGAGACCATGCCTGTGGGCACCATGCTGAACACCTTCACTTGCACTGACCCAGATTCTCCTGGTTCCACCTTGGACTACCAGCTGCGGTTCCACAGCCCTCCTGGCCCAGCCAGTCTCTGCCTTCGAGAAAGGGTCCTGGAG GTGAATGCCACACTGGACTGTGACACTCCTGGGGCCTGCTTTCAGCATGCAGCCTCCATCCTGGTGCTTGATGATGGTCAGCCCCTGATGACCA CTGAGGTGCCAGTACTGGTGATGGTGACACCTGTCAACGAGTTCTCCCCAGCCTGTGTCTCACGCACATTTCGAGTTCGGGAGGATGCAGGGCCCCACACTCTTCTGGGCTCTGTGGTGGGCAGCGACATGGACTACCCGCACGACAGCATTGAGTACCACACCTCTGGCGGATCCGCCACCTTTGCTGTGGACCATCTCAGCG GAGAGGTTCGCCTCCTGGGGTCTTTGGACTATGAGCTGCAAAGGTTATACAGGCTCACTGTCCTGCTGACTGACCACAGCCAAGACCAGGACGCCACTTGCCACCACTCAGGCTCCTGCACCATTACCATCGAGGTTGAG GATGTGAATGACCATGCCCCAGAGTGTGAGCCCCCCTTTCAGGAACTCACCATCCACACATCCCTGGGCCAGAGCGTGGAGGTGACCAAGGTGTTATGTCGGGTCCCCCAGGAGCCTCAGCGCCTGGCCTTCTCCTACAGTATCGTGGGAG GGAATAGTCAGAGCCGATTCAGTCTGCAAGGAGCCATCCTGGTGCACAATGACCTCATGTTGGCACCCCCTTGGCCAGAGCAGCCTCATACTTATGAGCTATTGATTCGTGTGGCCGATGCAGGTCCCTCCATCCCCCATCTCAGCACCACAGCCACCGTCATTGTGCATCTAGTTCCGTGGagggccagcacagtggccaCCAGCACCCACAGAGCCACA ATGCCTTCAATGATGACACCCCTGCTTGTGACAGACACGGAGGCTTTCTGGCAGCCGGAGCCCTGGTTTGTGGTGATGCTGACAATGACCGGTGCCCTTCTCCTCTTGGCTCTGGGCTGGCTCCTCAACAGGCTCCTTCAGGG TATCCAAGGAGCTGAGAGGTCCATTGAGGGGTTCATGGAGGCGCCGAGGATGGAGATGCCACAGGCACCCAGCAGCATCATGAGCCTG CAGCACTTTGATGGCAGAGCACAGGACTCCC GTACAGGCAGAGATTACCTGTTCAACACGCGCACGGGAGCCCGGCACTGGCTCTGA